One genomic window of Glycine max cultivar Williams 82 chromosome 16, Glycine_max_v4.0, whole genome shotgun sequence includes the following:
- the LOC100786576 gene encoding germin-like protein precursor, with translation MKVVYFLVAILALTSSLVSASDPSPLQDFCVAAKEKDGVFVNGKFCKDPKLVKPEDFFLHVEPGNTDNPNNAQVTPVSVDQLPGLNTLGISLARIDFAPKGINPPHTHPRATEILLVLEGTLYVGFVTSNQDGNRLFTKVLNKGDVFVFPIGLIHFQLNVGYGNAVAIAALGSQNAGTITIANALFKANPPISPEVLTKAFQVDQKIIDELQKKSWYNTN, from the exons atgaaggtTGTGTACTTCCTTGTTGCCATCTTGGCTTTGACATCCTCTCTTGTCTCTGCCTCTGACCCTAGTCCTCTTCAAGATTTTTGTGTGGCAGCCAAAGAAAAAGATGGTG TATTTGTGAACGGAAAATTTTGCAAAGACCCTAAGCTTGTCAAACCTGAAGATTTCTTCCTACATGTGGAACCCGGGAACACTGACAACCCAAATAATGCACAAGTTACTCCTGTGTCTGTTGATCAACTACCGGGACTAAACACGCTTGGCATATCTTTGGCTCGCATAGATTTTGCACCAAAGGGTATAAACCCTCCCCACACTCACCCTCGAGCCACCGAAATCCTTTTAGTCCTTGAAGGAACTCTCTATGTTGGATTTGTCACTTCCAATCAAgatggaaatcgtctctttacCAAAGTGTTGAACAAGGGTGATGTGTTTGTGTTCCCAATTGGTCTCATTCATTTCCAACTCAATGTGGGATATGGCAATGCTGTTGCCATTGCTGCTCTTGGCAGTCAAAATGCAGGAACTATCACTATTGCAAATGCTTTGTTTAAAGCCAATCCACCTATTTCTCCTGAGGTTCTCACCAAAGCTTTTCAAGTGGATCAGAAAATAATTGATGAGCTTCAGAAGAAATCATGGTACAACACGAACTAG
- the GER2 gene encoding germin-like protein precursor, with product MKVVYLLVALLALTSTVVSAYDPSPLQDFCVAAKEKDGVFVNGKFCKDPKLVKAEDFFRHVEPGKTDNPLGSNVTQVFVDQLPGLNTLGIGLARIDFAPKGLNAPHTHPRGTEILIVLEGTLYVGFVTSNQDGNRLFTKVLNKGDVFVFPIGLIHFQLNVGYGNAVAIAGLSSQNPGAITIANALFKANPPISSEVLTKAFQVDKSIIDYLQKQSWYDNNN from the exons atgaagGTTGTCTACTTGCTTGTTGCCCTCTTGGCTTTGACATCAACTGTTGTCTCTGCCTATGACCCTAGTCCTCTGCAAGATTTTTGTGTGGCAGCCAAAGAAAAAGATGGTG TATTTGTGAACGGGAAATTCTGCAAGGACCCCAAGCTTGTCAAAGCAGAAGATTTCTTCAGACATGTGGAACCTGGGAAAACTGACAACCCACTAGGTTCAAACGTGACTCAGGTGTTTGTTGATCAACTACCGGGACTAAACACGCTCGGCATAGGTTTGGCTCGCATAGATTTTGCTCCAAAGGGTTTGAACGCTCCCCACACTCACCCTCGCGGCACTGAGATCCTTATAGTCCTTGAGGGTACTCTTTATGTTGGATTTGTGACTTCCAATCAAGATGGAAATCGCCTCTTCACCAAAGTGCTGAACAAGGGTGATGTGTTTGTGTTCCCAATTGGTCTCATTCATTTCCAATTGAATGTGGGATATGGCAATGCTGTTGCCATTGCTGGTCTTAGCAGTCAAAATCCAGGAGCTATCACTATTGCAAATGCTTTGTTTAAAGCTAATCCACCTATTTCTTCTGAGGTTCTCACCAAAGCTTTCCAGGTGGACAAGAGCATAATTGATTATCTTCAAAAGCAATCTTGGTACGACAACAATAACTAA
- the GER3 gene encoding germin-like protein precursor, translating to MKVVYFLVAILALTSTVVSAYDPSPLQDFCVAAKEKDGVFVNGKFCKDPKLVKAEDFFKHVEPANTANPLGSQVTPVFVDQLPGLNTLGISLARIDYAPKGLNPPHTHPRGTEILIVLEGTLYVGFVTSNQDGNRLFTKVLNKGDVFVFPIGLIHFQLNVGYGNAVAIAGLSSQNPGTITIANALFKANPPISPEVLTKAFQVDKSTIDYLQKQSWYDNNN from the exons atgaaagttGTATACTTCCTTGTTGCTATCTTGGCTTTGACATCCACTGTGGTCTCTGCCTATGACCCTAGTCCTCTGCAAGATTTTTGTGTGGCGGCCAAAGAAAAAGATGGTG TATTTGTGAATGGAAAATTCTGCAAAGATCCCAAGCTTGTGAAAGCTGAAGATTTCTTCAAACATGTGGAACCTGCGAATACTGCGAATCCACTAGGTTCACAAGTGACTCCGGTCTTTGTTGATCAACTACCTGGACTAAACACACTGGGCATATCTTTGGCTCGCATAGATTATGCACCAAAGGGTTTAAACCCTCCCCACACTCATCCTCGTGGTACTGAGATCCTTATAGTACTTGAGGGAACTCTTTATGTTGGATTTGTGACTTCTAATCAAGATGGAAATCGCCTCTTCACCAAAGTGCTGAACAAGGGTGATGTGTTTGTCTTCCCAATTGGTCTCATTCATTTCCAACTCAATGTGGGGTATGGTAATGCTGTTGCCATTGCTGGTCTTAGTAGCCAAAATCCAGGAACTATCACTATTGCAAATGCTTTGTTTAAAGCTAATCCTCCTATTTCTCCTGAGGTTCTCACCAAAGCCTTCCAGGTGGACAAGAGCACAATTGATTATCTTCAAAAGCAATCTTGGTATGACAACAATAACTAG
- the LOC106796394 gene encoding alpha carbonic anhydrase 7 has product MILPTYLNFFSVLLLLLILYFSSVLASEAEFSYAKGTSNGPENWWHLNPKWKVCQYGKLQSPIDLRDRWVKVLPQLGELQKVYKPAPAVLKNMGHYITVRWNGDAGQLRINGNYYKLIQFHWHTPSEHTLNGLK; this is encoded by the exons ATGATCCTCCCCACCTATCTCAACTTCTTCTCTGTGCTCCTCCTACTGCTCATTCTCTATTTCTCTTCTGTCCTTGCATCTGAAGCTG AATTTAGCTACGCTAAAGGAACTAGCAATGGGCCAGAGAATTGGTGGCATCTCAACCCAAAATGGAAAGTATGTCAGTATGGAAAACTACAATCTCCCATTGATCTCCGAGACAGATGGGTGAAAGTTCTTCCTCAACTGGGTGAACTTCAAAAAGTTTACAAACCAGCTCCTGCTGTCCTAAAGAATATGGGTCATTATATCACG GTTCGATGGAACGGGGATGCAGGCCAACTTCGTATAAATGGAAATTACTACAAACTGATTCAATTTCATTGGCATACACCTTCAGAGCACACATTGAATGgattaaagtga